Proteins from a genomic interval of Trichoderma breve strain T069 chromosome 2, whole genome shotgun sequence:
- a CDS encoding ABC transporter transmembrane region 2 domain-containing protein, which produces MAAQSNLRRTAAEDALAEFLEKWTGILGKRLRSTSRTTRTLATLSLAMSIILGAEGGRRWWKKRRHEHEQGRKLVRTNSWLHNKDGSRTIYVPYKDGTSKVVINTTKPLTFEAHRRLFLNPPRTKPGLNLAFLHQFLSLMSIMIPRWSSKEAGLLISHGVFLMLRTYLSLVVARLDGELVRDLVAGRGKAFLWGIVKWCGLGTFASYTNAMIKFLESKVSIAFRTRLTRYIHDIYLNENLNYYKLSNLDGGVGQGADQFITQDLTLFCASAANLYSSLGKPFVDICVFSFQLYRSLGPLAWIGLMSNYFLTASILRKLSPPFGKLKAVEGRKEGDFRSLHARLIANAEEVAFYGGAEMEKTFLNKEYKSLKSWMEGIYMLKIRYNILEDFILKYSWSAYGYLLASLPVFLPAWGGVGGAAEMSEGGEKGHRERNRMKSFITNKRLMLSLADAGGRMMYSIKDLAELAGYTSRVYTLISTLHRVHANAYYLRSGQSELYSLSDVQGTIQKGFDGVRFEQVPVVAPGLWPQGGEELLDSLSMIVRRGEHLLISGPNGVGKTAISRILAGLWPVYRGLVSRPKSMGQDGIMFLPQRPYLSPGTLRDQVIYPDGHVDMREKRKSEQDLQKILEAARLGYLPDREGGWDTRKEWKDVLSGGEKQRMQFARLLYHEPQYAIVDEGTSAVSSDVEGLLYETCKERGITLITISTRASLKKYHTFNLQLGVGDQGDSWEFERIGTEREKMQVEKEVQELRERLAQVDELKKRRDEIERELAAVWTDKGDLLDAPSYIGVDDEMQAEVEEQVEA; this is translated from the exons ATGGCGGCGCAGTCAAACCTGCGCAGGACGGCGGCGGAGGATGCGCTGGCCGAATTCCTGGAGAAATGGACCGGCATCCTGGGCAAGAGGCTGCGTTCCACGTCGCGAACCACCCGCACCCTCGCCACGCTCTCGCtcgccatgtccatcatCCTCGGCGCAGAGGGCGGaaggcggtggtggaagaagcggcggcacgagcacgagcagGGCCGCAAGCTGGTCCGCACCAATTCGTGGCTACACAACAAGGATGGCTCCCGAACCATCTATGTCCCCTACAAGGATGGCACCTCTAAGGTGGTCATCAACACTACAAAGCCTCTGACTTTTGAGGCTCATAGACGGCTGTTTCTCAACCCGCCGAGA ACCAAGCCTGGCTTGAATCTGGCCTTTCTGCACCAGTTCCTCAGTCTTATGAGTATCATGATTCCGCGGTGGTCTAGCAAAGAGGCTGGGCTGCTCATTAGCCATGGCGTCTTCTTGATGTTGCGGACATATCTTTCACTAGTGGTAGCTCGCCTAGACGGTGAGCTTGTTCGAGATCTCGTCGCTGGCCGTGGAAAGGCCTTCTTGTGGGGTATTGTAAAG TGGTGTGGGCTGGGCACATTTGCCTCTTATACGAATGCCATGATCAAGTTTCTCGAGTCAAAGGTATCGATTGCGTTCCGAACTCGGCTTACTCGGTATATCCACGACATATACTTGAACGAAAATCTGaattattataaattgtCTAATCTAGACGGAGGCGTGGGACAAGGAGCCGATCAGTTCATAACCCAAGACCTGACGTTGTTTTGTGCCTCGGCGGCCAATCTCTATTCATCATTGGGCAAGCCCTTTGTGGACATTTGCGTCTTTAGCTTCCAGCTTTATCGATCCCTGGGCCCGCTGGCTTGGATAGGTCTGATGAGCAACTACTTCCTAACCGCAAGCATTCTGCGGAAGCTATCTCCGCCGTTTGGCAAGCTGAAAGCGGTCGAGGGCCGGAAGGAAGGAGACTTCCGCAGCCTGCACGCTCGTCTGATTGCCAATGCGGAAGAAGTAGCCTTTTACGGCGGTGCGGAAATGGAGAAGACTTTCTTGAATAAGGAGTACAAGTCTCTTAAGAGCTGGATGGAGGGCATCTACATGCTCAAGATTCGTTACAACATCTTGGAAGACTTTATCTTAAAGTATAGCTGGAGCGCGTACGGCTATCTGCTTGCTTCATTGCCCGTCTTCCTGCCGGCCTGGGGTGGCGTTGGCGGTGCCGCTGAGATGAGCGAGGGCGGCGAGAAGGGCCACAGAGAGCGGAACCGCATGAAGAGCTTCATCACAAACAAGCGGCTGATGCTTTCACTTGCCGACGCAGGCGGCCGAATGATGTACTCCATCAAGGACCTTGCCGAGCTGGCTGGATACACTAGCCGCGTGTATACGCTCATTTCGACTCTTCACCGGGTCCATGCTAACGCTTACTACCTCCGAAGCGGACAGAGCGAGCTCTACTCTCTTTCTGACGTCCAGGGAACGATTCAGAAGGGATTTGATGGTGTTCGTTTTGAGCAGGTGCCGGTTGTTGCCCCTGGCCTTTGGCCCCAGGGCGGAGAGGAGCTGCTAGACTCTCTATCGATGATTGTCCGAAGAGGCGAGCACCTTTTG ATATCTGGCCCGAATGGTGTTGGCAAGACTGCCATTTCCAGGATCCTGGCTGGCCTGTGGCCCGTTTACCGGGGCCTGGTTAGTCGACCGAAGAGCATGGGTCAAGACGGCATCATGTTCTTGCCCCAGCGGCCGTACCTGAGCCCCGGTACTCTTCGAGATCAGGTCATCTATCCCGATGGCCACGTGGATATGCGGGAGAAGCGCAAGTCTGAGCAAGATCTGCAGAAAATCCTTGAAGCGGCCCGCCTTGGCTACTTGCCAGATCGGGAGGGAGGCTGGGACACGCGCAAGGAGTGGAAGGACGTGCTCAGCGGGGGCGAGAAGCAGAGGATGCAGTTTGCGCGCCTTTTGTATCATGAGCCGCAGTATGCCATCGTCGACGAGGGCACCAGTGCTGTCTCGAGCGACGTTGAGGGCTTACTGTACGAAACGTGCAAGGAGAGGGGTATCA CTCTCATAACCATTTCGACGAGGGCGTCTCTCAAGAAGTACCATACTTTCAACCTTCAGCTGGGCGTCGGCGACCAGGGCGACAGCTGGGAATTCGAGCGCATCGGAACGGAGCGCGAGAAGATGCAGGTCGAGAAGGAGGTGCAAGAACTACGTGAACGCCTGGCGCAAGTCgacgagctgaagaagcggcGAGACGAGATTGAGAGGGAGCTCGCGGCGGTGTGGACGGACAAGGGCGATTTGCTTGACGCACCGTCGTATATCGGCGTTGACGACGAGATGCAAGCTGAGGTCGAGGAGCAGGTCGAGGCCTGA